Part of the Arthrobacter globiformis genome is shown below.
GCTTCCGGCTGGTTTTGCCACACCCCTGACGACCTTTGGCCCAACTGGCTAGCAGTTGTTGTCGTTTTGAACGCTCATAACGACAACAACTGCTGGTCAGTTGGGCTGCGGCATGTGGAACAATCGAATAGCCCTTCGAAAGGAGCCCTCCACCCATGCGGCAGCCGGACCAGGGACGACGGGTACTCTCCGGCTACCGGACGCCTGCGGGGTGGGCCCGGATACTGCACGGCTCCCCCGCCACCCTCATCTTCGTTGTTCTCTTCTGGGCCACGGGAGCGTTGTCCGCCAGCATCCGGTTCGGCCCGCCGTCGCTCCTTCTGCCCCACGTTGCTGCCACTTCGCACTCAATCCCCGATCACTGGTGGGCCCTGATGCTCTCCGCGTTCTGGGAGCGGGATCTGGCCGGGTACGTGGTGGGCACGCTCGTGGTGCTTCTTGCCGGGCTGCCGCTGGAGCGCCGCCTCGGGTCCCTGAAGTTCACGATATCCGCGCTCGGCGGGCACGTGCTGGGGATCGTGGCGACGCTCGCGTTCCTCGCCGCCGCCCGCGGCCTGATGGGTAGCTGGATCCGCGACCTAAGCGGGCACTTCTTTGTGGGGCCGAGCGCACTGGCCTGCGCGGCCGCGATGGCTGCGACGGCAGCCCTTTCCACCCTGTGGCGGCGCCGGATCCGCGTGGTCCTCCTCGCCGTGCTGCTGCTGTTTGCGATGTACGCCGGCGGCTTCGAGGACCTCGTCCGGCTCGGGGCGGCCGCGGCAGGAGGGCTGCTTGGCCCGGTGCTGCTGGGCCGCCGGCCACGCTTCGGCAGGCCCGCCGTCTCCCGGCACGAGGCCCGGATCCTTGTGGCACTGCTCCTGACGGTAGCGGCTGTGGGACCGGTGGTGGCAGGGCTGGCACCGCACGCCGTCGGACCTCTTTCTGTGCTGAAGTTCCTATTCACCAACATCCAGCCGGTGGACCCCGTGGCGCTGCAGGCGTCCTGCTCCCGCCCGGCCGGCCTCAGGGACTGTGCCGCCGCCCAGCTGCAGCTGCGGGCGGGGGCAGGTGGAATTTTCATGGCCATCCTGCCGTCGTTCCTGCTGCTCCTGTTCGCTGACGGCCTGCGGCGGGGGCGGCGGTTCGCGTGGGCGGGCGCACTCCTGATCCAGGCAACGCTGTCCCTGCTGGCAGCCGTCACCATCGCCGGCGTGCTGCTGCCGCCGCCCGGCCCGGGCTTGCCCGCCCGTGAGGGTGTGGGCGGGATCGAGCTGTCGGGCTACTCGCATCCGCTCAGCCTGGTGCTGCCGATGCTCCTGCCCGTCTTCCTGGCGGTGCTCCTGCTGGCCGGCCGGAACCTGTTCCCGGTGCAGGCTCCGCGCGGAACGTACCTGCGGCTGGCGCGCCGCGCGCTGGTTGCCCTTGTTCTGCTGAGCCTCGCCTACGTGGGCCTGGGCCTGGTTTTGGCCTCCGGATTTACTCCGGTGCCGGGCCTGCCCCAGCTTCTGGCCGACGTCCCGGACAGGTTCCTTCCCCTCGGCTTCCTGGTGGACCGCTCACCGGCGTTCTTCCCCGAAAGCACCGCCGCCGTCGTCCTTTACGAAAGCATCGGCGTCGTATTCTGGGCGTGGACCGGAGCCCTGCTGCTCCGCACGTTCCTGCGGCCGGCGCACGGCCGGCACAGCGCGGACGAGGAGCGTGCCCGGCACATCCTGAAGACCCACGGCGGCGGCTCGCTGTCCTGGATGACCACGTGGAACGGGAACAGCTACTGGTTCACCGGTTCGAGCTTCATCGCATACCGCGTGCTCAGCGGGGTGGCCGTAGCGCTCGGGCCACCGGTGGGACCGCCGGCCGGCCGGGAAGCCGCGTTCACGGAGTTCGCCCGTCACTGCCGGTTCAACGGATGGACGCCTTGCTTCTACTTCGTGCCCGACGAGCTCCGCGGCATGGCCGGATCGCTGGGCTGGGGCTCGGTGCAGGTGGCGCAGGAAACCGTGCTGCGGCTGGACGAGGTGTCCTTCCGCGGCAAGAAGTTCCAGGACATCCGCACGGCGCTGAACCGGGCGGCGAATGCAGGAATCCGCGCGGAGTGGACGTCGTTTGCCCAGGCACCGATCGCCGTGCAGGCCCAGATCGAAGCCATTTCGGAGGAGTGGGTGGCGGACAAGAAGGTTCCGGAGATGGGTTTTACGCTGGGGAGCCTGGACGAGCTGGACGACCCCGAAGTCCGCTGCCTGCTCGCGATCGATTCAGACCACACCGTGCACGCGGTGGCGTCGTGGCTGCCGGTGTACCGCAACGGATACGTGGTTGGCTGGACGCTCGACTTCATGCGGCGGCGCGGTGACGGTTTCCGCGCGAGCATCGACTTCCTCATCGCGTCGGCCGCGCTGAGCCTGCAGGACGAGGGCTGCGAATTCATGAGCCTGTCCGGGGCGCCGCTAGCGCGGGTGCCTGCTTCGTCCGTTGGGGGCGGGGCCTCCGGCGTCAGGTCCGCTGCTTCTGCGTCCGCCGGTGGTTCCTCCGCCGGGCCTGATGCGAACGGCGCCCTAGACCGGATGCTCGACTGGCTCGGCGCAGCGCTGGAACCGGTGTACGGGTTCAGGTCACTGCTGGCGTTCAAGGCGAAGTTCAAACCGGACTACGAGCCCATGTACCTGCTGTATCCGGACGCGGCTGCCCTTCCCGCGATCGCCAACGCCATCACCCGCGCCTACCTGCCGTCGATCAACCTGGGCCAGGGCCTCACCCTGGTGCGCGGCCTCCTCAGCCGCCGCTGACCCAGCTCACCCAACTAGGTAGCAGCTGAGGGCGTTCCCAGCGCTGAGAACGCCCTCAGCTGCGACCTGGTTGGGCTGGCGGGCCTACTTGAGTGCGAAGCCCGTGTGCTTCTCCAGCGCGTCGAGCAGCTCAGCCTGGAACGCCGCGTCATTCACGGCCGGATCGGGCTGCCGGCGCTGCTGGTGGAACCAGTAGCCTCCGGAGGCGCGGCCGTCACCCGCGTCCCGGGTGGCCAGCCACACCTGCGTGACGTGCCCCAGCTCCAGGTCATCGGGCGCACTGCGTCCGCCCATCCGGGTTGGTACCCAGCCTGGATCGACGGCGTTGCTTTCGACGTCCGGCCAACGCTCGGCCACTGCCGCCGAGAGCGCAGTGACGTACAGCTTGCTGTCCGAGTAGGCCGCCGGCCGCGTGGCCGCGTTCGTCCAGTCGATTCCCTGGAGGTCAGGCGTGCCGGACCGGTGCATGCCGCTGCTGATATACACAATGCGGCTCGGCTTCCCCATGAGCGCGGTCAGGAGGTACGGCGCGACGGTGTTCACCGCAAAGATCTGATTGCCGCTGTACACGCCCGCGTTATGGATGACGGCATCGAACGGGCCAAACTGGTCGGCCTGTTCCGCCACACGTGCCGTCTCGGTGAGGTCGGCCAGGTCTCCGACGACGGTCCCCAAAGCCTCGTCCCTGACCGCGCCGGCGTTCGCGAAGCGCGATTCATCCCTGGCGTGCAGCACCACTTCGTGGCCCTGCTGAAGCAGCGCCCGGGCAGCATTCAGCCCCAGTCCGCCGGCAGAGCCCGTGATGAATATTCTTGCCACTGTTTCACCGTAGTCGTAGGTCCAGGCGTCTGGCAGGTACTGACAGGGCCTCCCTCTGCAGCCACAGTCTCAGTAGGGTGGATATGAACAAAATCCCGTGCTGTCCGCCACAGTCGGGAAGAGACTTGGGGGTCCCTGTGGTTACCCCTTACAGCAGGGTCTGCCTCACGCCACGGCGATGGGGTTTAGTAGATGAAAGAAACGGCCGATCCCTTTCATCTGTGGCCCGTTCCACCACACCGACAAACAGGAGAACTATGCCTACCGTCAACGCTTACGCCGCGCCCTCCGCTTCCGAGGACCTCATCCCCACCACCATCGAACGCCGCGTAGTGGGCCCGCGCGACGTCCTCATCGAAATCAAGTACGCCGGCATCTGCCACTCCGACATCCACACAGTCCGCGGCGACTGGGGCCCGCAGCAGTACCCGCTTGCACCCGGCCACGAAATCGCCGGCATCGTCACCGAGGTCGGCTCCGAGGTGACCCGCCACAAGGTTGGCGACCGGGTGGGCGTCGGCTGCATGGTCAACTCCTGCAAGGAGTGCGCCAACTGCCTGGCCGGCGAGGAGCAGTACTGCCTCAAGGGAATGACCGGCACCTACGGCGCCGTTGACCGCGACGGCACCATCACCCAGGGCGGTTACTCCACGCACGTGGTGGTTACCGAGGAGTTCGTCGTCACCATTCCTGAGGGCATTGAGCTCGACGTCGCCGCTCCCCTCCTGTGCGCGGGCATCACCACCTACTCCCCGCTGCGCCGTTGGGGCGCCGGCCCCGGCAAGAAGGTCGCCATCGTCGGCCTTGGCGGGCTTGGCCACATGGCCGTGAAGCTCGCGCACGCCATGGGCGCCGAGGTCACCGTGCTGTCCCAGTCCCTCAAGAAGCAGGAAGACGGGCTGCGACTGGGCGCGGACCACTACTACGCCACGAGCGACGCCGGCACCTTCGAGACCCTCGCCGGCAGCTTCGACCTGATCATCAACACGGTCAGCGCCTCGATTGACATCAGCTCCTACCTGCAGCTGCTGTCCCTCGACGGCACGCTGGTCAACGTCGGTGCCCCGGCCGAGCCGCTCCCGGTCAACGCGTTTGCGCTGATCGGCGGACGCCGGGCCTTCGCCGGTTCCATGATCGGCGGCATCCGCGAAACCCAGGAGATGCTTGACTTCTGCGCCGAACACGGCATCGGCGCCGAGATCGAGGTCATCCCGGCCGACAAGATCAACGAAGCCTACGAGCGCGTCCTCGCCTCGGACGTGCGCTACCGCTTCGTGATTGACACCGCCACCCTCTAAGGCGATAAACGCTCGACGGCGGGCCGGTCCCTTAAGGGGGCCGGCCCGCCGTCGGCCGTTCAACCGGGGCAGCGGACAAGCGACACCAAATACGAAACTTTCAGGAACATACGTGACCCACGAACTCTCCGGCTCCGAAACACCGACGCAGACCCCACGCAGTAAATCAGCCACCCGCTCCGACGCATCCAATCCACCGGCCCGCACCGCACGGATCCCGCGAGCGGGCCTGCTCATCCTGGCCATGGCCGGGTTCACCGCCGTCACCACCGAACTCCTGCCGTCCGGGCTCCTCCCCCAGATCAGCCGCGACCTGGGCGTGGACGAATCGGCCGTCGGCTCGCTGACCGCTGCCTACGCCGCCGTCATCGTTATCACGGCACTGCCCCTGTCGAGGTTCCTCGGTGCGCGGATGCCACGCAAGACCCTGCTGATCGTGACCGTGCTTGCCTTCGCACTGAGCAACGTGCTGCTGGCCGCCAGCCCCAACCTGAGCCTGGCCATTGCCGCCAGGCTCCTCGGCGGCGTGGCCCACGGCCTGCTGTGGTCCAGCATGGCCCCTTATGTTGCACGGATCGTGCCTGCGCATTCTGTTGGCAAGGCCATGGCGATCGTGTTCAGCGGCAACAGCGTCGCCCTCGCCGTCGGTGCTCCGCTCGGCACGATGATGGGGTCGGTGCTGTCCTGGCGTGCCTCTTTCCTTGTGCTGGCGGGTGTCGCAGCGCTTCTCGCTTTGCTGGCCATTAAGCTGCTGCCCCCGGCTTCCGACGCCGACCGGGACTCGGCGCCCTCAATGCGCGCAGCCATGGCGCTGCCGGGGGTCATCGCGGTCGCGACCGCCTGGCCGCTGCTGCTCCTGGGCCACTTCGCCCTGTTCACCTACATCGCCCCGTTCCTCCTGGCCGCAGGCCTGCCCGACACCGCCACCGGCATCTCGCTGTCCGTCATCGGCGTCGCCAGCCTGGTGGGGATCTGGATTGCCGGCCTCACGGCGGACGCCCGTCCCCGGGGATCGGTCCTGACCGGGGTGGCACTGCTCCTGACCAGCTTCGCCCTCCTGCCCGCGCTCGGCGGCACGTGGACTGGGGCACTAGCGCTCCTGACCCTGTGGGGCATCACCTTCGGTGCGACCGGAATCTACAACCAGGCGGCAATCCTCCGTGCGGGCGGAGAGCACAAGGACGCCGCCAACGGGCTCGCCGTGGTGACCATCCAGCTGGGAATCGCCGTCGGCGCGGCGTACGGTGCCCTGGCCCTGAACACCGTCGGCGCGCTGCTGGTGCCACTCGCGGCGGCAGTTCCGCTGGCTGTGGCGCTGGTGATCATCTTCGTGAGTCGCCACTGCGGGTACCCGTCGGGCCCCCGCGAAGGGCGTCTGGCCCGCTCACCCAAGTAACTGGCAGTTGTTGTCGCTTTGAGCGCTGAAAACGACAACAACTGCGAGCCAGTTGGGCTGCCTCAAACTCTTGCGCAGATCTTGTGGCTACAGTGCCCGCTTCTTGAGTCTGGTGCTGAACGATCCTTTTACAGCATCGTGTGGCGTCAACGAGGAGGTCCGATGGAGTCGGTGCGGCGGAGCAGCCGGACGGAGACGGAAGCCGTAGGCGCCTTCTGGCGGTGGTGGTCCGTAGCGGGAGCCGGCCTTATCACTGCAGCCGTCATGAGCGGCGTTTACGGCGACCTCCCGGAAATCATCGGTGCCATGGTGATGGCCATTCACCCCGAGCTGCGTTGGGAGACCGGCCCGGGCGCCCGATCGCAGCATCGGCTCTGCATCACGGGCGGTGGCGACCCCCGGCTGCGGGTTCTGGCCGAGCGATGGCGGAGGGCGGCTCCTCCGCCCACTGAGTCCTGGGAATTCGCCGCGGCCAGGGAGCCTCAACCCGGCATGGTCACTGGCCCCCTCGAAGGTCTGGCGCAACCGGTGGACCTGGGGCTGGCCCGGATTGCCGTGGACTGGGACGACCGAAGCGCCCTGGCCGAACTGACGGTTTACCACCCCGCTTTCACGCGGATGAGCACCAACGACTGTCGCCTGGCGGGCCGCCTGCTGGCCGACTGGCTCCTCGGAGAAGACGATGTCCAGCGATGGGTAGGCGCCCTCAACGTGGCCCGGACCGATCCCCGGGATAGCCAGCCCGCCGCCGTCGTACCCGAATTCATCCAGGCCGTGGCAACCCGGAACGCGAACCCCCGCTGGACGATGCGGGAAGCCCAAACTTCCTCGGGGCAGAGGGTGATTGTCTGCACCCTGCGGCCATTGCGGTGGGTTGATCATCCGCTGCTGGACCTGCACACCGCGGTCCGCATCGGCTATCGGCGGACCGGGCCGGACGGGCTGCCGGACGGCGACGCACTGAGGGGGCTCCGACATCTCGAAGCGGACCTCGGCGCGTTGCTGGGCTCACGCGGCGAGCTAGTGGCCTCAGAGACGTGCAACGGGCTTCGGATCCTGCACTACTACAGCGACTCCGAGGACCAGAACGGACGCGAAAGCTTCGACCGCTTTGCCCGGGCCCGAAAGGAAGTCCAGGTGACCCACACCGGCGATCCGGGGTGGGCCCGGGTACAGAAGTTTATCTAGGGCACATGAACGGCAGCCGGATCCCGGGTTCTGGGGGGAATGCTCACGGGTCCGGCTGCCATGCCCCGCG
Proteins encoded:
- a CDS encoding bifunctional lysylphosphatidylglycerol flippase/synthetase MprF is translated as MRQPDQGRRVLSGYRTPAGWARILHGSPATLIFVVLFWATGALSASIRFGPPSLLLPHVAATSHSIPDHWWALMLSAFWERDLAGYVVGTLVVLLAGLPLERRLGSLKFTISALGGHVLGIVATLAFLAAARGLMGSWIRDLSGHFFVGPSALACAAAMAATAALSTLWRRRIRVVLLAVLLLFAMYAGGFEDLVRLGAAAAGGLLGPVLLGRRPRFGRPAVSRHEARILVALLLTVAAVGPVVAGLAPHAVGPLSVLKFLFTNIQPVDPVALQASCSRPAGLRDCAAAQLQLRAGAGGIFMAILPSFLLLLFADGLRRGRRFAWAGALLIQATLSLLAAVTIAGVLLPPPGPGLPAREGVGGIELSGYSHPLSLVLPMLLPVFLAVLLLAGRNLFPVQAPRGTYLRLARRALVALVLLSLAYVGLGLVLASGFTPVPGLPQLLADVPDRFLPLGFLVDRSPAFFPESTAAVVLYESIGVVFWAWTGALLLRTFLRPAHGRHSADEERARHILKTHGGGSLSWMTTWNGNSYWFTGSSFIAYRVLSGVAVALGPPVGPPAGREAAFTEFARHCRFNGWTPCFYFVPDELRGMAGSLGWGSVQVAQETVLRLDEVSFRGKKFQDIRTALNRAANAGIRAEWTSFAQAPIAVQAQIEAISEEWVADKKVPEMGFTLGSLDELDDPEVRCLLAIDSDHTVHAVASWLPVYRNGYVVGWTLDFMRRRGDGFRASIDFLIASAALSLQDEGCEFMSLSGAPLARVPASSVGGGASGVRSAASASAGGSSAGPDANGALDRMLDWLGAALEPVYGFRSLLAFKAKFKPDYEPMYLLYPDAAALPAIANAITRAYLPSINLGQGLTLVRGLLSRR
- a CDS encoding SDR family NAD(P)-dependent oxidoreductase, with the translated sequence MARIFITGSAGGLGLNAARALLQQGHEVVLHARDESRFANAGAVRDEALGTVVGDLADLTETARVAEQADQFGPFDAVIHNAGVYSGNQIFAVNTVAPYLLTALMGKPSRIVYISSGMHRSGTPDLQGIDWTNAATRPAAYSDSKLYVTALSAAVAERWPDVESNAVDPGWVPTRMGGRSAPDDLELGHVTQVWLATRDAGDGRASGGYWFHQQRRQPDPAVNDAAFQAELLDALEKHTGFALK
- a CDS encoding NAD(P)-dependent alcohol dehydrogenase; translation: MPTVNAYAAPSASEDLIPTTIERRVVGPRDVLIEIKYAGICHSDIHTVRGDWGPQQYPLAPGHEIAGIVTEVGSEVTRHKVGDRVGVGCMVNSCKECANCLAGEEQYCLKGMTGTYGAVDRDGTITQGGYSTHVVVTEEFVVTIPEGIELDVAAPLLCAGITTYSPLRRWGAGPGKKVAIVGLGGLGHMAVKLAHAMGAEVTVLSQSLKKQEDGLRLGADHYYATSDAGTFETLAGSFDLIINTVSASIDISSYLQLLSLDGTLVNVGAPAEPLPVNAFALIGGRRAFAGSMIGGIRETQEMLDFCAEHGIGAEIEVIPADKINEAYERVLASDVRYRFVIDTATL
- a CDS encoding MFS transporter; translation: MTHELSGSETPTQTPRSKSATRSDASNPPARTARIPRAGLLILAMAGFTAVTTELLPSGLLPQISRDLGVDESAVGSLTAAYAAVIVITALPLSRFLGARMPRKTLLIVTVLAFALSNVLLAASPNLSLAIAARLLGGVAHGLLWSSMAPYVARIVPAHSVGKAMAIVFSGNSVALAVGAPLGTMMGSVLSWRASFLVLAGVAALLALLAIKLLPPASDADRDSAPSMRAAMALPGVIAVATAWPLLLLGHFALFTYIAPFLLAAGLPDTATGISLSVIGVASLVGIWIAGLTADARPRGSVLTGVALLLTSFALLPALGGTWTGALALLTLWGITFGATGIYNQAAILRAGGEHKDAANGLAVVTIQLGIAVGAAYGALALNTVGALLVPLAAAVPLAVALVIIFVSRHCGYPSGPREGRLARSPK